The genomic interval GGCGAACGAATCCCCCTGGGAGGCGCGCTGGGCCACGGGCGATGTCCCATGGGACGCAGGTGCTCCCGAGCCCGGGCTGCTGTGGTGGCTCGCGACCAAGGGGTCACACGCGCCTACCGGGCGCGTCTTGGTGCCCGGCTGCGGCGCGGGCTACTCTGCCGCGGCGCTCGCGTCCCCCGAGCGACGCGTCACGGGGCTCGACCTCGCTCCATCGTCGGCGGCGCGCTTCGCCGAGGTGAGCGCGCGCTCCGGTGTGCAGCACTTCGTCGAGCACGTCGTGGGCGACTTCTTCGAGGTCGCGCTCGGCGCACCGTTCGACCTGGTCTACGACTACACGTTCCTGTGCGCGCTGCCGCTCGCGCTGCGGCCTGCGTGGGCTGCGCGCATGGCGGAGCTGACGCGTCCAGGGGGCACGCTGCTTTGCATGGTGTTCCCGATCATCACGCCACCTGCCGGCTACGAGGGCCCCCCGTGGCCGCTGCACGTGCACGAGGTGCGTGCGTTGCTCGCGGACACGTTCGACGTCGTGAGTGAGACGCCGCAGGAGCGCACGCACCCGGGCCGCGAAGGCAAGGAGTGCCTGCTCGAGCTCGCACGCAAGGCTTGAGTCATGGGTCGCAAGCCAATCAAGCCGCGCTCGCCGTTCGACATTCTCAAGGACGTGAAGCTGACGCCCAAGGCGCCCACCAGCGCGACGCCCACGAGCGCGAGCGGCGCGCGCAAGCCTGGCGCGCACACCACGCGGCCCTCCGCCGACGCCCTCGCGCGAGCGACGGAGCCGGATCCGGCGACGGAGGGGGAGACCGCGCGTGGGCCTGCGACGCTCCCCGGCCGCGACTACGCTGAGCGCGTCGCCATCCGCAACGCGTACGCCGGCGTGCGGAAGCTGGACGCGAAGGGCGACGCCCCCAGACCCGTCCGCCCGGCCCAGAAGCCGCCCGAGCAGATCGCGGCGCGCGCGCAGCGAGACGCAGAGGCGCGAGCGCGCTTGGACGCGTTCGTGGGTCAAGCGCGACGCTTCGTGGTGGAGCGCAACGGCGACGACGTGCGCGGCCGCCGCGACGACATGTCCATCGCGCAAGCCTCGCAGCTCTTTGCACGCGACAAGGCCCCGGAGCAGAAGCTCGACCTGCACGGCCTGCGCGCGGAGGACGCCGCGCGTCAGGTGGTCACGTTCACACGCGCAGCGCAGCGCGCGGGCAAGCGCACTGTGCTCATCGTGCACGGGCGAGGGCAGCACAGCGCGGGCGGTGTCGGGGTGCTGCCCGAGGTCGTGCTCGAGACGCTCTCCCGCGGCGGCGCCGCGCCCGTGGTGCGTGCGTTCATGACCGCGCCGCAGCGGCTGGGCGGCATCGGCGCGATGCTCGTCTTCCTCACCGAGAACTGACGGGGATCGAGCCCACGGGGCTGCCGGAATCTCGCGCGCGGGTAGAGAGAGTGGTACCCGCCGGGGACACCATGAGCGAACGGCCCCACGACCGCGCGTCCCTGCTGGATCGCGCGCTGCGCGTCTTCAGCGACGTGCGCGCGGGCGAGGGCGCGCTGGCGCTGGTGATGACCGCGAACGTCTTCGTCGTGATGCTGGGCTACTACGTGCTCAAGACGGTGCGCGAGCCCCTGATCCTCGCCTCCGGCGGCGATGGCGCGCTGCCCTTCCCCGTGAGCGGGTCCGAAGGCAAGGCCTACGCGGCATCGGCTCAGGCGCTGTGCCTGGTGCTCGCCTCCATGGCGTACGCGCGCCTCGCCGCGCGCTGGTCGGTGCGCCGCCTGATCCACCGCGTCATCGCGTTCTTCTTCGTGTGCCTCTTGCTGTTCTACGCTGCCGCGCACGCAGGCGCCCCGCACCTCGGCTTCGTGTTCTACGTGTGGGTCGGCGTCTTCAACGTGGCGGTCATCGCGCAGTTCTGGGCGTTCGCGAACGACGTCTACCCGCGCGAGAGCGGCGAGCGCATCTTCCCCATCGTCATGTTGGGCATGGGCGTGGGCGGCTGGCTGGGGTCCAAGCTGGCGGCGACGCTCTACCGCCACGGGGTCGACAGCTTCGAGATGATGCTCGTGGCGGCTGCCCTGCTGCTGCTGCACGCCGCGCTCTACCAGGTGGTCCACCGTCTGCGCAGCGCCGCGCTGGCGGACGCGCCGCGCGAGAGCCTGCCCGACGCGGCACCGTTCAGCATGCGGGGCGCGTTCGCGCTGCTGGCCGAGAGCCGCTACCTCAAGCTCATCGCCGCGCTGCTCATCGCCGCGAACCTCGTGAACACGACGGGCGAGTACCTGCTGAGCGTGGCGGTGACCGAGGCCGCCGACGGCGCCCCCGACCGGCGCGCGTTCATCGGCGCCACGTACGCGGACTTCCACGCCGACGTGAACATGGCGGTGCTGCTCGTACAGGGCCTGCTCACCTCGCGCATCGTGCGCCTCGGGGGCATCCGCGCCGTGGTCTTCGCGCTGCCGCTGGTCGCGCTCTCGGCCTACTCGCTCATCGCGGTGGGCGCGACCTTCGCCGTGGTGCGCTGGGCCAAGGTGGCGGAGAACACGGCGGACTACTCGCTCATGGGCACGGCCAAGGCGCTGCTCTTCCTGCCCACGACGCGCGAAGAGAAGTACAAGGCCAAGGTCGCCATCGACACGGTCTTCGTGCGCATCGGCGACGTGCTCGCGAGCGGCCTGGTGGCGTTGGGCCTGCACGTGTTCGCGCTCGACACGCGCGGCTTCGCCCTGGTGAACGTCGGCGTCATCGGACTGTGGCTGCTGCTCGCTCTCGGCATCGCGCGGCGCTACCGCGCGCTGGCTGCTACGCTCCCGTCATGATCGGCAACATCGCGCACCTCCTGATCGAGTGGGTCGTCCTCACCATCGCGTTCCTCGCGGCCGCTGCGGTGGTCCCGGGCTTCGACATCAAGGACGCCAAGTCGGGCTTCTGGGTGTCGGCCACGTTCGCCATCCTCAACCTGTTCATCGCCCCGCTGCTCACGCTGATCTTCGGCGCCTTCACGTTGGGCCTGGCGTGCCTCCTGCCCGGCGTGCTGCGCTTCATCATCCTGGTCATCGTCATCAAGGCGGTCGACGCCGTCAGCGACAGCCTGAAGGTCAAGGGCCTGTTCCCGGCCGTGTTGGCCGCCATCGTGCTCAGCGTCGTCGCAGCCGCCCTCGAGTACGGGCTCGGTCAGGTGCTCTGACCCCGCGCATGGCCCGCCCCCCCGACGGTCGCGCGAAGCGCCGGCCCGGCGTCGATGCGCAGCGCAGGCACCTGCTGGACACCGCCATCGTGCTCTTCGCGGAGCGCGGCTCGCGGCAGGTGAGCATCAACGACCTGTGCGCGGCAGCCGAGGTCTCGCGCCCCACGTTCTATCGCTGCTTCACGGACAAGGACGGGCTGGTGGAGGCGCTCTACCGGGAGGCCGTGATGGGCCCCATCGAGTCCATCGTGCTGTCTTCGCTGGCGACGCGCGCGCGCGAGCCCGGCTGGCTGCGCCGCGCCAACGACGAGATGCTGGACGCCATCTTCGCCGAGGCCCCCGCGGCGGCCCTGCTGTTCGTCGAGTCGGCCGACCCCACCTCGCAGGCCCACGCCATCATCCAGCGCGCGTTCGACGACATCGGCGCGACGCTGCGCAAGGTCATGCGGAAGGCCGGCGCGCAGCCGCTCAGCCCCGTGGCCCAGAAGGCCATGCTGGTCGCCTGCCAGTTCATCGTGCACGACGCCATCCAGAAGGGGCTCACGGCCAAGGCACGCCGCGAAGCCAAGGAAGCCACCTGGGAGCTCGCCAAGCGCGTGTTCGCCACGCCGGTGCCCAAGCCCGCCCCCTGAGCGTCGCGCCCGACGCGGTCTGTCGATCGACACGGTTGACAGTCGCCGCACGCCCGGTCACTATCTTACACGTTTGTAAGTTTAGGAGACCGCCCGCCATGAGCACCGCCGCAGCCCAAGCCCCCGCCCTCGTGCCCACCGCCACCGCCACCGCCCCGCTGGACGCGGGTGTGGAGCGCCGCGTCTCCTCGCAGACGTGGCGCGCCTTCATCGCCTGGACCGCGCTCTTCTGGGGCGGCACGGGCGTCCTCGGAGCGCTCTTCTACGTGGGCACCATCGACTTCGTGACCAGCACCAAGGTGTCGCTCTATGGCACCAGCGTGTGGCTCAACGGCTGGCTCATCCCGCTGCTCATGCCGGGCAACAAGAGCCGCCCGCGCAGCGTGGTGTTCCACGAGTGCCTGGTGCTCTGGATGGTCTCCTACACCATGACCAACCTGCTCTGGGAGATCCCCTGGGTGCTGGCCTCGCCCTTCGTGTTCACCGACCTGCACACCCTGGACGACGTCGTCGCGCGCACCGCGTGGATGCGCGAGAGCGTCTCGCACATGTACTGGTGGGTGCTCGCGTCGTTTGCCTCGGTGGACCTGCGCACCGTGAACCACGACGGCACGTTCTACGCGCTCGAGCTGTTCGCGTTCGTCAACGTCGCGTCCACCGCCTACTTCTACCGCCTCAACCAGCAGCGCTCGAAGATGCGCTACCTGGTGCCCGTGCTGGGCGGGGGCGAGCCCATCGCGGCCACCGTCATCTTCTCGTTCTCCGAGGTGTTCAACGGCTACGCCAACATGCCCGGCGGTGTCGCCGACACGCTGCTCGCGCTCGTCTGGACGCAGTACCAGTACATCGTCTTCCCCCTCGTGTTCAGCGTCATCGGCCTGCGCCTGCTGCGCGAGGACTGGCTGTCTTCGCGCGTCGCGCCGGACTGATGGGGCTGGACTTCCAGCGGGCGATCACCTGAGACCGCTGCCCCGGACTTTAGGACTTCAGTCCGGGGTGCCCATGAGTGAGGACTGGCGGCGCTTCTGAGACAGCCTCTCCACCAGCATCCCTCACCACACGGCCACACCGATCCGCGCGGACGATCCACCGCGACGAGCGCTCGGCGGGGCTCAGAACTCCTCGGCCGCGTCCTCGTCGCTCCAGTCGTCGTCGCCGCCATCGTCGTCGTCCGAGTCGAACTCGTCGTCCAGCTCGTCCTCGTCCTCCGCCAGCACCTCGTCCTCGTCCTCGTCGTCGTCGCTGGACGAGCTGTCCTCGTCCTCGTCCGGGTCGTAGGCGGTGACCTCCAGGTACGACTCCTCGATGGCTGCGCCGTCGAGCTCACCCAGGGCGACCTCGGCCTCCCACTCCTCCGAGTACTCCACCCACGCGCGCCGCGAGCTGCGCGTGTTGGCCATGAAGCCGGTGGCGGTCACCTCGCCGAACTCCTCGCAGAGTTCCAGCAGTTCGTCTTCGTCGAAATCGAGCGGCAGGCCACGGATCAAGATCTTGAGAGACATGGGAACCTCCTATCAGCGGGGGCGAGTGCCTGATGTATAGCAACGGGCCGAGGCTGCCCACAGTCCGATCGTCAGGTCAACTGCTCTGCGCGGCGTCCGCGTGTTTCTCCGAAGCGGCCCACCAGACACCCAACGACGCGTGATCCGTATGGCGACTGGCGGGCGGCAAGCTGGCCAGGAACACCCGCCCGTAGGCCTTCTGCACCACCCGCCCATCGAGCACGGCCACCACGCCGCGGTCGCGCTGGGTGCGGATCAAGCGCCCGAACCCCTGCTGCAGCGTGAGGGCCGCGGCCGGCACCAGGTAGCGCATGAAGGGCGACTCTCCCTGCTCCTCGAGGGCGCGACAGCGGGCGGCGATGAGCGGGTCGGTCGGCACCGAGAAGGGCAGCTTGTCGAGGACGACCAGCCGCAGCGCGTCGCCGGGCACGTCCACCCCCTCCCAGAAGCTGAGCGTGGCGAAGAGCACGGCGTCGCCCGCCTCGCGGAAGCGCTCCAGCAGCGTCCCCTTGGGGGCCTGCCCCTGCACCAAGATGGGCTGCGTGATGGGCCGGTCGCTGGCCGCGGCGCAGCGCTCGGCCAGCGTGCGCATGGCGCGCACCGAGGTGCACAGCACGAACGCCCCGCCGCCCGTCAGCGCCACCAACTGGGTGATCTCGCTCACGGCGCGGTCCAGGTACTGGCCCGCGCGCGGGTCGGGCATGGCCTCGGGCAGGTAGAGCGCCGCCTGCTGGGCGTAGTCGAACGGCGACGACACGCGCTCCTCGTCGATGGGGAAGTCCACGCCCAGACGCTGCTTGATGAACTTGAAGTCCCCGCCCGTGCTGAGCGTGGCGCTGGTGAGCACGACCGACCCCACCCGCTGCCAGACCTCGTCCCGCAGCAGCTCGCTCACGTCCACGGGACGCGAGCCGATCACCCGCCCGCGCCCGCGCGCCTCGCAGTAGGCCACACGGGCGCCTGCCGCGGGCGTCTCGGCGATCTGGATCAGCTGGCGCCGCTGCTCCGCCGCGCGCCGCGACAGCTGGGCCAGCCGGTCGCTCTCGTGGGCCCGCTGGCGCAGGTGCTCCTCCACGCGCTCGAGCGCGTCGTCCAACGCGAACAGCGCGTCCTCCACGTGACCCTGGAACACCTCCCGGCTCAGGTGCCCGCGGCCCGCGCCCGGGTCGGGCAGCGCCCCGAAGAAGCGCCCCGCGGCCACCACCAGCGCGTCGCTCATCGACCGCGCCGCGTCTCCCTCGTCGCTCAGCGCGCGCAGCAGGTCGTGCGCCAGGCGCTCGACGCTCTGCGTGCCCACTTCGTGCCCGAAGAAGAGCGTGGCCACGTCCTCGATCTGGTGCGCCTCGTCGAAGATGACCGCGTCGTAGTCGGGCAGCAGCCCTCCCCCGTGCGGCCCACGCACGGCCAGGTCCGAGAAGAAGAGGTGGTGGTTCACGACCACGATCTGCGCCTCGCGCGCCCGGTCGCGCATGTGCGTGACGAAGCAGCTGTCGAAGTGGCGGCAGCCCTTGCCCACGCGCGTGTCCGAGCCGCTCACGATGTGCGGCCACACGGGGTGGTCCTCGGACAGCGCGGGCAGGGCGGCGCGGTCCCCCGTGGGGCTCTCGTCGTGGAAGGCCTGCAGCAGCGGCAGCGCCGTGCGGTAGCGTGCCTCCACCGCGCGCGGACCCGCCACGAACTCGGCGAAGCGCCGCCGGCAGACGTAGTTGGAGAGCCCCTTCATGGCGCTGGCGACCACGGGCTGACCCAGGTGCTCGCGCAGCAGCGGCAGGTCGTGGTCCAGGATCTGGTCCTGCAGCGTGCGCGTGCCGGTGGAGACCACCACCTTCTGGCCGCTCAGGATGGCGGGCAGCAGGTAGGCCAGCGTCTTGCCCGTCCCGGTGCCCGCCTCCACCAGCAGCATGCGGCGGTCCTCGAGGGCGCGCTGCACGGCCTCCGCCATGCGCATCTGCCCCTCGCGGTGCTCGTAGCCCGGGATGACCCGCGCCAGCGGCCCCGTCGGGCCGAGCAGGTCCGCCGCGCGCATCAGAAGATCTGGGACGTCATCAGGGCCGTGCGCGCCGCCTGGTCGAAGGCGCCCGGCGTGAGCGAGAAGCGCATGCGCGCGCCGTCGTCGGTGCGCTCCACGAACACCAAGATGGGCGCGGGCGGGATCTCGAGGGTCAGCGCCCCACCGAGCGCGCGAGCCGGGGTGCTGGCCAGCAGCCCGAGGGCCTGCCCCAGGTGGCCAGGCATGATGACCCAGGCGGAGAGCACGCGCGGCGCGGCGCTGTCGAGCGCGCGCGAGACGTCGGGCAGCGCGCCCAGGCTGTGGCTGTCGTTCTCGGCGCCGAGCGCGCTGAAGTAGGCGGCCGGGAGCGGGTGCGGGGTGGCCTCCGCAGCCGACTGGGTGATCGCCAAGAGGGCGTGCGCGTCGTCCCGCTGGTGGTGGAGCGCCGGCACCGGCGCAGGCGCGCGCGTGCAGACGGGCGTGGCGGCGGCCACCGCGAGTCCACGCCGCGGCTCGTCGCCCGGACAGCCCAGCAGGTCGCCGAGCAGGGCGCGCATGTAGGGGGTGGCCAGCACGGCGTCGATGGCCGCCGGCTCCGCGCCCGGGCCGTTG from Sandaracinaceae bacterium carries:
- a CDS encoding TetR/AcrR family transcriptional regulator yields the protein MARPPDGRAKRRPGVDAQRRHLLDTAIVLFAERGSRQVSINDLCAAAEVSRPTFYRCFTDKDGLVEALYREAVMGPIESIVLSSLATRAREPGWLRRANDEMLDAIFAEAPAAALLFVESADPTSQAHAIIQRAFDDIGATLRKVMRKAGAQPLSPVAQKAMLVACQFIVHDAIQKGLTAKARREAKEATWELAKRVFATPVPKPAP
- a CDS encoding phage holin family protein, which gives rise to MIGNIAHLLIEWVVLTIAFLAAAAVVPGFDIKDAKSGFWVSATFAILNLFIAPLLTLIFGAFTLGLACLLPGVLRFIILVIVIKAVDAVSDSLKVKGLFPAVLAAIVLSVVAAALEYGLGQVL
- a CDS encoding methyltransferase domain-containing protein; translated protein: MDNPSETKANESPWEARWATGDVPWDAGAPEPGLLWWLATKGSHAPTGRVLVPGCGAGYSAAALASPERRVTGLDLAPSSAARFAEVSARSGVQHFVEHVVGDFFEVALGAPFDLVYDYTFLCALPLALRPAWAARMAELTRPGGTLLCMVFPIITPPAGYEGPPWPLHVHEVRALLADTFDVVSETPQERTHPGREGKECLLELARKA
- a CDS encoding ATP-dependent DNA helicase → MRAADLLGPTGPLARVIPGYEHREGQMRMAEAVQRALEDRRMLLVEAGTGTGKTLAYLLPAILSGQKVVVSTGTRTLQDQILDHDLPLLREHLGQPVVASAMKGLSNYVCRRRFAEFVAGPRAVEARYRTALPLLQAFHDESPTGDRAALPALSEDHPVWPHIVSGSDTRVGKGCRHFDSCFVTHMRDRAREAQIVVVNHHLFFSDLAVRGPHGGGLLPDYDAVIFDEAHQIEDVATLFFGHEVGTQSVERLAHDLLRALSDEGDAARSMSDALVVAAGRFFGALPDPGAGRGHLSREVFQGHVEDALFALDDALERVEEHLRQRAHESDRLAQLSRRAAEQRRQLIQIAETPAAGARVAYCEARGRGRVIGSRPVDVSELLRDEVWQRVGSVVLTSATLSTGGDFKFIKQRLGVDFPIDEERVSSPFDYAQQAALYLPEAMPDPRAGQYLDRAVSEITQLVALTGGGAFVLCTSVRAMRTLAERCAAASDRPITQPILVQGQAPKGTLLERFREAGDAVLFATLSFWEGVDVPGDALRLVVLDKLPFSVPTDPLIAARCRALEEQGESPFMRYLVPAAALTLQQGFGRLIRTQRDRGVVAVLDGRVVQKAYGRVFLASLPPASRHTDHASLGVWWAASEKHADAAQSS
- a CDS encoding translocase, whose translation is MSERPHDRASLLDRALRVFSDVRAGEGALALVMTANVFVVMLGYYVLKTVREPLILASGGDGALPFPVSGSEGKAYAASAQALCLVLASMAYARLAARWSVRRLIHRVIAFFFVCLLLFYAAAHAGAPHLGFVFYVWVGVFNVAVIAQFWAFANDVYPRESGERIFPIVMLGMGVGGWLGSKLAATLYRHGVDSFEMMLVAAALLLLHAALYQVVHRLRSAALADAPRESLPDAAPFSMRGAFALLAESRYLKLIAALLIAANLVNTTGEYLLSVAVTEAADGAPDRRAFIGATYADFHADVNMAVLLVQGLLTSRIVRLGGIRAVVFALPLVALSAYSLIAVGATFAVVRWAKVAENTADYSLMGTAKALLFLPTTREEKYKAKVAIDTVFVRIGDVLASGLVALGLHVFALDTRGFALVNVGVIGLWLLLALGIARRYRALAATLPS
- a CDS encoding Smr/MutS family protein produces the protein MGRKPIKPRSPFDILKDVKLTPKAPTSATPTSASGARKPGAHTTRPSADALARATEPDPATEGETARGPATLPGRDYAERVAIRNAYAGVRKLDAKGDAPRPVRPAQKPPEQIAARAQRDAEARARLDAFVGQARRFVVERNGDDVRGRRDDMSIAQASQLFARDKAPEQKLDLHGLRAEDAARQVVTFTRAAQRAGKRTVLIVHGRGQHSAGGVGVLPEVVLETLSRGGAAPVVRAFMTAPQRLGGIGAMLVFLTEN